A region of Moorena producens PAL-8-15-08-1 DNA encodes the following proteins:
- the gyrA gene encoding DNA gyrase subunit A, which yields MSTSQERIVPTNLRNEMSRSYLEYAMSVIVGRALPDARDGLKPVHRRILYAMHELGLSPDRPFRKCARVVGEVLGKYHPHGDTAVYDALVRMAQDFSMRSPLINGHGNFGSVDNDPPAAMRYTECRLQAIATNALLRDIESETVEFVDNFDGSQQEPTVLPARIPQLLLNGSSGIAVGMATNIPPHNLGELVDGLVGLIHNPEITDKELRRYIPGPDFPTGAQILGTSGIKDAYTSGRGSITMRGVAEIETIGQRGRPDKEAIIITELPYQTNKASLIEKIAELVNDKRIDGISDIRDESDRNGMRIVIELKRDAYPKVVLNNLYKQTPLQTNFGANMLALVGNEPQLLTIKQFLNVFLDFRIETITRRTQYQLRKAEERDHLLQGLLIALDSLDAVIAVIRGAADTTTARGQLVTEFSLSEAQADAILQMQLRRLTALEAQKIQAEHEELQVRIADLRDILARRSRILEIIETEAQQLKQNFATPRRTQIQQVEGELDDTDLIANEKAVILLTEQGYIKRMPVDEFRAQARATRGKAAARIKDDDEVEHFFTCCDHDSILFFSDRGVVYSLRAYQIPAASRTARGVPIVQMLPIPHEEKITSIVPVSEFTDDEYLVMLTHKGYIKKTALDAFSKIRANGLIAISLGEGDQLRWVLRARQEDSIIIGSRHGMAIHFKCDNDQLRPLGRATRGVKAMKLKGDDELIGMDILSGQIIASLAATEDSEEETEDLSDSEMVETAAQGPWVLIVTMGGYGKRVPVSQFRLQNRAGMGVRSTKFRLPKDQLAALQVVNEGDELMIVTSRGIIIRQAVDAISPQSRMATGVRVQKLDDEDAIAAVALVPISDQEQEIEEPEIEEQEIEKPEESVDQ from the coding sequence ATGAGTACATCCCAAGAACGCATTGTCCCGACAAATTTGCGGAACGAAATGTCCCGGTCTTATTTAGAATACGCCATGAGCGTTATTGTAGGTCGGGCATTACCAGATGCCAGGGATGGGCTCAAGCCAGTACACCGAAGAATTCTCTATGCCATGCATGAGCTGGGTTTAAGCCCAGACCGTCCATTCCGCAAATGCGCTCGTGTGGTAGGGGAAGTGTTGGGTAAGTATCATCCCCATGGGGATACTGCTGTTTATGACGCTTTGGTGCGCATGGCTCAGGATTTCTCCATGCGATCGCCTCTAATTAATGGTCATGGAAATTTTGGCTCAGTAGACAACGACCCCCCAGCGGCAATGCGTTACACAGAGTGCCGCTTGCAAGCGATCGCTACCAATGCCCTACTCCGGGACATTGAGTCAGAAACTGTAGAATTCGTTGATAACTTTGACGGTTCCCAGCAAGAACCGACTGTCTTACCGGCACGGATTCCCCAATTACTGCTCAATGGCTCATCGGGGATTGCTGTGGGTATGGCAACCAATATCCCCCCTCATAACCTGGGAGAGTTGGTGGATGGCTTAGTTGGCCTGATCCATAATCCCGAAATCACTGATAAGGAGTTAAGGCGGTATATCCCTGGTCCAGATTTCCCCACTGGGGCACAGATTTTAGGCACATCGGGTATTAAAGATGCTTACACCAGTGGTAGGGGTTCTATCACCATGCGAGGTGTGGCAGAAATTGAAACGATTGGGCAACGAGGTCGTCCAGACAAGGAAGCCATTATTATTACTGAGCTACCTTACCAAACTAATAAGGCAAGCTTAATCGAAAAGATTGCTGAATTGGTTAATGATAAGCGCATTGATGGCATTTCCGATATTCGGGATGAAAGCGATCGCAATGGCATGCGCATCGTAATCGAACTAAAGCGCGATGCTTATCCCAAAGTTGTCCTGAACAATCTCTACAAGCAAACCCCCCTCCAAACCAATTTTGGAGCAAATATGCTAGCCCTGGTGGGCAATGAACCCCAGTTGCTGACCATAAAGCAGTTCTTAAACGTTTTCCTGGATTTCCGCATTGAAACCATTACCCGACGGACTCAATATCAATTGCGCAAAGCTGAGGAACGGGATCATTTACTGCAAGGGTTACTAATTGCCCTAGATAGCTTAGATGCTGTGATTGCCGTGATTCGGGGGGCGGCAGATACGACTACAGCACGAGGACAATTAGTTACAGAATTTAGTCTATCTGAAGCCCAAGCTGATGCTATTTTGCAAATGCAGCTGCGCCGTCTGACTGCTTTGGAAGCCCAAAAGATTCAAGCTGAGCATGAGGAATTACAAGTTAGGATTGCGGATTTACGGGATATCCTAGCTCGCCGAAGTCGCATCCTGGAGATTATTGAAACTGAAGCCCAGCAACTGAAACAGAACTTTGCCACACCACGCCGCACACAAATTCAACAGGTTGAAGGGGAACTAGATGATACTGACCTGATTGCTAATGAAAAAGCTGTGATTCTGCTGACTGAGCAAGGGTATATCAAACGCATGCCTGTGGATGAGTTTAGAGCTCAAGCTCGGGCAACTCGTGGTAAAGCTGCTGCCAGGATCAAAGATGATGATGAGGTAGAGCATTTCTTCACTTGCTGCGACCACGATAGCATTTTATTTTTTAGCGATCGCGGTGTAGTCTACTCTCTGCGTGCCTACCAAATCCCGGCTGCATCTCGCACCGCCAGGGGGGTACCGATTGTGCAGATGTTACCCATTCCCCACGAAGAAAAAATTACTTCTATTGTACCGGTATCTGAATTTACAGATGATGAATATCTAGTCATGTTAACCCATAAGGGTTACATTAAGAAAACTGCCCTAGATGCTTTCAGCAAAATTCGGGCAAATGGATTAATTGCTATTTCCCTCGGGGAAGGAGACCAGTTGCGGTGGGTACTTCGTGCTAGGCAAGAAGACAGCATCATAATTGGGTCTCGTCATGGCATGGCAATTCACTTCAAGTGTGACAATGATCAACTCCGCCCCCTCGGTCGTGCGACCAGAGGAGTTAAGGCTATGAAACTCAAGGGTGATGATGAATTAATCGGTATGGATATTTTGTCCGGTCAAATCATCGCTAGTTTAGCTGCTACTGAGGATTCAGAGGAAGAGACAGAAGACCTTAGTGATTCTGAGATGGTGGAAACAGCGGCTCAGGGTCCTTGGGTATTAATTGTTACCATGGGAGGCTATGGCAAGCGGGTACCGGTATCCCAATTCCGGTTACAAAACCGTGCTGGTATGGGAGTTCGCTCAACCAAATTCCGTTTACCCAAAGACCAACTGGCAGCCCTACAGGTAGTTAATGAAGGGGATGAATTGATGATAGTCACTAGTCGAGGGATTATCATTCGTCAAGCTGTTGATGCTATTTCTCCCCAATCCCGCATGGCAACTGGGGTCAGAGTGCAAAAGTTAGATGATGAAGATGCGATCGCAGCGGTTGCTTTAGTACCTATCTCAGATCAAGAGCAAGAAATCGAAGAGCCGGAAATCGAAGAGCAGGAAATCGAAAAGCCGGAAGAGTCAGTAGATCAATAA
- a CDS encoding Uma2 family endonuclease, giving the protein MIQTAKKFYTFEEYLSYHDDSDYKYELVNGELIAMPPASGLHALIMLFLFKEFDREIERFSLDWVVMPGNLGVRIAENKSRIPDLVIISESQRQAIRSMSSAVLESAPLLAVEIVSAGNPQDDYRYKRSEYAVREVPEYWIVDPIKSKVSVLRLVDGFYDLTEFTGNKKIESQTFTDLALTVEQVLLA; this is encoded by the coding sequence ATGATTCAAACTGCAAAAAAGTTTTACACATTTGAAGAGTATCTTTCCTACCATGATGACAGTGACTACAAGTATGAGCTTGTTAATGGAGAGCTTATTGCTATGCCACCTGCTAGTGGACTACATGCCCTGATTATGCTTTTTTTATTCAAGGAATTTGATAGAGAAATTGAGAGGTTTAGTTTAGATTGGGTTGTTATGCCTGGTAATCTTGGGGTTCGCATAGCTGAGAATAAATCTAGAATTCCTGATTTAGTCATTATCTCAGAAAGTCAGCGGCAAGCTATCCGTTCCATGTCATCAGCGGTGCTGGAATCAGCACCACTACTAGCAGTAGAAATTGTCAGTGCAGGTAATCCCCAAGATGATTACCGCTACAAGCGTTCTGAATACGCGGTGCGGGAAGTGCCTGAATATTGGATTGTTGATCCAATAAAGTCTAAGGTCTCGGTTTTGCGTTTAGTTGATGGGTTTTATGATTTGACAGAATTTACAGGAAATAAAAAGATTGAATCACAAACGTTTACCGACTTAGCTTTGACAGTTGAACAAGTCTTGCTAGCTTAG
- the era gene encoding GTPase Era, whose protein sequence is MTDNSQIQDQQEDSTIDSSQDNLEEKVIKSSVIETIPVAPEGFKSGFVAIVGRPNVGKSTLMNKLVGQKIAITSPVAQTTRNRLRGILTTPEAQLIFVDTPGIHKPHHQLGKVLVKNAQIAIELVDVVLLVVDSTVEAGGGDRFIVDLLSHTKTPVILGVNKSDIQPRQSRGKSIDASYAKLATAQGWEVVKFSALTGNHLDLLQQKLIERLEPGPYYYPPDFLTDQPERFIMGELIREQILLLTREEVPHSVAITIDLVEEQPKITRIFATINVERDSQKGILIGKKGTMLKQIGTAARQQLQKLVAGQVYLELFVKVKPKWRQSRLRLLELGYRVEK, encoded by the coding sequence ATGACTGACAATTCTCAAATCCAAGACCAACAAGAGGATTCGACCATAGACTCTTCCCAAGATAACCTAGAGGAAAAAGTTATCAAGTCCTCAGTTATAGAAACTATTCCGGTTGCTCCAGAGGGCTTTAAGTCTGGCTTTGTGGCGATTGTGGGACGCCCGAATGTGGGCAAATCCACACTGATGAATAAACTGGTAGGGCAAAAAATTGCCATCACTTCGCCAGTGGCTCAAACCACCCGAAATCGGCTGCGAGGTATCTTGACCACACCGGAAGCTCAGTTGATTTTTGTAGATACGCCAGGGATTCACAAACCTCATCATCAACTGGGTAAGGTATTGGTGAAAAACGCCCAAATAGCCATTGAGTTAGTGGATGTGGTGCTGTTGGTGGTGGATAGTACGGTGGAGGCGGGAGGAGGCGATCGCTTTATTGTTGATCTACTGAGCCATACCAAGACACCAGTAATTTTGGGTGTTAACAAATCAGATATACAACCTCGCCAGAGTAGGGGAAAATCAATTGATGCTAGTTACGCTAAACTAGCTACTGCTCAAGGCTGGGAAGTCGTCAAATTTTCTGCCCTAACAGGTAATCACTTAGACCTATTGCAGCAGAAATTAATTGAGCGCTTAGAACCAGGGCCATATTATTATCCCCCTGACTTCTTAACTGACCAGCCAGAACGGTTTATCATGGGGGAATTGATTCGAGAGCAAATCTTACTCCTAACTCGTGAGGAAGTCCCCCACTCGGTTGCTATTACTATTGATTTAGTGGAGGAGCAACCAAAAATTACCCGTATTTTTGCTACGATTAATGTAGAGAGAGACTCCCAAAAAGGTATTTTAATTGGCAAAAAGGGTACTATGCTCAAACAAATTGGTACTGCGGCCCGCCAGCAACTTCAAAAGTTAGTTGCTGGTCAAGTTTACCTGGAATTGTTTGTGAAAGTAAAACCGAAATGGCGACAATCTCGCTTACGGTTATTAGAGTTGGGATATCGGGTGGAGAAGTAA
- a CDS encoding DUF3370 family protein: MTNTATFPDLENHWAKDCINQLRERKLVSGYPDGKFRPNSRITRAEFAVLMLNAFPSAPIQRGGIRFLDVPSNHWAKNVIQDAYKRRFFSGYPGRRFKPNESISRVQAIAVLAGAKNFPIPSDPDGTIRRYFTDASQIPQYAKNAIASAAINTIVVNYPNLKQVKPNQSATRGEVAALLCRALNIYAVPPQYIAGVDVSPDDVRSLPGQLDQVPVFNSNSPELVRSEGILLSTFSPEGKQVPSGHLDYGFNGRFDIFTHHIARAETQAETHPLYQGLIVYNPNDTPVTVEVLQGASYLSTPDAPFISLPDMVDNPNGTVYAGPGSRTMNDVLRGILQELFPAKLVLKAKQSQMLMNQPIPVKRSPASNGRSTMMRLRSDGMVYLANLAMKAPRDGNGNYQEPTVAEWQQLLDTGGLAQPRGPIPTPLEPPQEPTVFGRVAGVSQGSKWQVLIQDNPNVNYLSIPQLGQGFSYVLGTLHLITLSTGQIQSAPMLRRYPDTAYFAHSNYGVEYNITLPLKNTTNQPQTVTVSLQTPLKDEGGTDRLLFLNPLVENVFFRGTLRINYDDDDRKAQTRYVHLVQRRGQPGHPLVTLNLAPEEVRQLEVDFLYPPDSTPPQVLTVRTLEG; the protein is encoded by the coding sequence ATGACCAATACCGCTACTTTCCCTGACCTGGAAAATCATTGGGCGAAAGATTGTATCAACCAACTGCGGGAGCGTAAGTTGGTCAGTGGTTACCCGGATGGTAAATTTCGTCCTAATTCTAGGATTACCCGTGCTGAGTTTGCTGTCTTAATGCTGAATGCGTTTCCCTCAGCGCCGATTCAACGAGGTGGTATTCGTTTTCTGGACGTACCTAGTAATCATTGGGCCAAGAATGTGATTCAAGATGCCTACAAGCGGAGATTTTTTTCGGGCTATCCTGGCAGACGATTTAAACCGAATGAGTCCATTTCTCGAGTGCAAGCGATCGCCGTTTTAGCAGGAGCCAAGAATTTCCCTATCCCGTCAGATCCCGATGGAACTATCAGACGGTATTTTACTGATGCTAGCCAGATTCCCCAGTATGCTAAAAATGCGATCGCATCCGCAGCAATTAATACTATTGTGGTTAACTATCCCAATCTCAAACAGGTCAAGCCAAATCAGAGTGCTACCCGTGGTGAAGTAGCGGCTTTGCTGTGTCGGGCCTTAAACATCTATGCTGTTCCACCTCAGTATATTGCTGGAGTGGACGTTTCTCCTGATGATGTTCGTAGTTTACCAGGGCAATTGGATCAGGTGCCTGTCTTTAATAGCAATAGTCCAGAACTAGTCAGAAGTGAGGGAATTTTGCTGTCTACGTTTTCACCGGAAGGGAAACAAGTTCCTTCTGGCCACCTTGACTATGGCTTTAATGGACGGTTTGATATCTTTACCCACCATATTGCTAGAGCAGAGACTCAGGCCGAAACCCATCCCCTTTACCAAGGATTGATAGTTTATAATCCCAATGACACACCTGTTACAGTGGAGGTCTTGCAAGGGGCGAGTTATCTGTCTACCCCAGATGCACCGTTTATCTCGTTGCCGGATATGGTGGATAATCCCAACGGTACAGTCTATGCTGGTCCTGGCAGTCGGACGATGAATGATGTACTCAGGGGAATTCTCCAAGAACTATTTCCCGCCAAACTGGTGCTGAAGGCAAAACAAAGCCAGATGTTAATGAATCAGCCAATTCCAGTTAAACGATCACCAGCTTCCAATGGTCGTTCTACCATGATGCGCTTACGGAGTGATGGCATGGTTTATCTGGCTAACTTAGCGATGAAAGCCCCTCGTGATGGCAATGGAAACTATCAGGAACCTACGGTAGCAGAATGGCAACAGTTACTGGATACGGGAGGCTTAGCTCAACCCCGTGGACCGATACCCACTCCTCTCGAACCACCTCAAGAACCGACGGTGTTTGGTCGGGTGGCTGGTGTTTCCCAAGGTTCTAAATGGCAAGTGCTGATTCAAGATAATCCAAATGTTAACTATTTGAGTATTCCTCAGCTAGGGCAGGGGTTTTCTTATGTGCTGGGGACTCTACATCTGATTACTCTGAGTACAGGGCAAATTCAAAGTGCACCGATGTTAAGGCGCTATCCCGATACGGCCTACTTTGCCCACAGTAATTATGGGGTAGAATACAATATAACTTTGCCATTGAAGAATACTACTAATCAACCCCAAACGGTGACGGTATCGCTGCAAACGCCATTGAAGGATGAGGGGGGTACTGATCGACTGCTGTTTTTGAACCCACTGGTTGAAAACGTGTTCTTTCGGGGTACACTCAGAATAAATTATGATGATGATGATCGAAAGGCTCAGACGCGCTATGTGCATTTAGTGCAGCGACGAGGACAGCCAGGGCATCCATTGGTGACGTTGAATTTAGCCCCTGAAGAAGTTAGGCAGCTAGAGGTGGATTTTCTCTATCCCCCGGATTCGACACCACCCCAGGTGCTGACAGTTCGGACTTTGGAGGGTTAG
- a CDS encoding RNA-guided endonuclease InsQ/TnpB family protein, producing MYGCQQHLITTTTENQAFIEFICSEANKLTNCGLYYCRQMLFKVGKYLNNAELDKIMKTNVHFRALRSACAQQTLHGVIESFKSYKALKKKYDKGQLTDKPRVPKYRKKGGLSVVSYPARWVKLVKGQLKFTLGKQVKAWFGIDHFLLPMPSNIDFKSIKEYRFVPRNGCFYLEFVYERPKPKPVTPTENVLGIDPGLNNWLTCVSNIGKSFIVDGRKVKSQNQWYNKRVSAIKKGKQWDYWDEKLASLTERRNCQMRDNVNKAARFVVNWCIRHQISIVVFGWNKRNKDGINIGKKNNQQFVQIPTAKLKNRIEQLCIEYGIKFIETEESYTSKASFLDNDFLPTLGGKPKGWKESGRRVKRGLYRSRKGELINADCNGAGNILRKVETQLGFPLAKVCRAVLSLPQRYRLDSLSKSYREATSRRGATP from the coding sequence ATGTACGGATGTCAGCAGCACCTAATAACTACAACGACTGAGAATCAAGCATTCATAGAGTTCATCTGTTCGGAAGCCAACAAGTTAACAAATTGTGGCTTATATTATTGCCGTCAAATGTTGTTTAAGGTTGGCAAATACCTTAACAACGCGGAACTGGATAAGATAATGAAGACAAATGTCCACTTCAGGGCATTAAGATCTGCATGTGCTCAACAAACTTTACACGGAGTCATTGAGTCTTTCAAGTCTTACAAAGCTCTCAAGAAAAAGTATGACAAAGGGCAATTGACAGATAAGCCTAGAGTTCCAAAGTATCGTAAGAAAGGAGGGTTATCTGTAGTTAGCTATCCTGCCCGCTGGGTAAAGCTGGTAAAAGGTCAACTCAAATTTACCCTGGGAAAGCAAGTTAAAGCCTGGTTTGGCATTGATCACTTTCTACTACCTATGCCATCCAATATAGACTTCAAGTCAATTAAAGAGTATCGTTTTGTCCCCAGGAATGGCTGTTTTTATCTGGAGTTTGTATACGAGCGACCAAAACCAAAGCCGGTAACACCTACAGAGAATGTATTAGGTATCGACCCCGGCCTCAATAACTGGTTAACTTGCGTTTCTAATATTGGAAAATCTTTTATCGTAGATGGCAGAAAAGTCAAGTCACAAAACCAGTGGTACAATAAGCGAGTATCTGCAATCAAAAAAGGTAAACAATGGGACTATTGGGATGAAAAACTAGCATCTCTGACTGAAAGACGCAACTGTCAAATGCGCGACAACGTGAACAAAGCGGCTAGATTTGTTGTTAACTGGTGTATAAGACATCAAATCAGTATAGTCGTTTTCGGTTGGAACAAAAGGAATAAAGATGGTATCAATATTGGGAAGAAAAATAATCAGCAATTTGTTCAAATCCCTACCGCTAAATTAAAAAATAGAATTGAGCAGCTATGTATTGAGTACGGTATTAAATTTATTGAGACTGAAGAGAGCTATACCAGCAAGGCAAGTTTTCTAGATAATGATTTTCTACCTACGCTTGGTGGGAAACCCAAGGGGTGGAAAGAATCTGGAAGGCGAGTAAAGCGTGGACTTTATAGGTCTCGAAAAGGTGAATTAATTAACGCCGACTGTAATGGGGCTGGTAACATCCTCAGGAAAGTAGAGACACAGCTAGGGTTTCCCCTAGCCAAGGTCTGTAGAGCAGTTTTGAGCCTGCCACAACGATACAGATTAGATTCACTTTCTAAATCGTATCGTGAAGCAACTTCACGCAGAGGTGCGACCCCGTAA
- the gap gene encoding type I glyceraldehyde-3-phosphate dehydrogenase: MATVKVGINGFGRIGRLVFRAALNYPEIEVLGINDLVPPQTIAYLLKYDSTHGRFKGTVEAEADGIVVNGKKIPCVSIKNPEELPWTKLGVEYVVESTGLFTTYDGASKHLQAGAKRVVISAPTKNPDLVPTLLMGVNHDTYDPAKDSIVSNASCTTNCLAPIAKVINDNFGLAEGLMTTVHAMTATQPTVDGPSKKDFRGGRSAAQNIIPASTGAAKAVTLVLPELKGKLTGMALRVPTPDVSVVDLTFRTQKATSYPEICAAMKAASVGAMKGILGYTEEPVVSTDFQGDPHSSIFDAGAGMELNSNFFKVVCWYDNEWGYSNRMIDLMLSMAAKG; the protein is encoded by the coding sequence ATGGCAACTGTCAAAGTGGGTATCAATGGATTTGGTCGTATCGGACGACTCGTATTCCGTGCTGCCCTCAACTACCCAGAAATCGAAGTGCTGGGCATTAATGACCTAGTTCCACCACAGACTATCGCCTATTTACTCAAATACGACTCAACCCATGGTCGTTTCAAGGGTACCGTAGAAGCTGAAGCTGATGGAATTGTGGTCAATGGCAAGAAAATCCCCTGTGTCTCAATTAAAAACCCAGAGGAACTGCCTTGGACGAAACTCGGTGTGGAATATGTAGTAGAATCTACGGGTCTATTTACCACCTATGATGGGGCATCTAAGCATTTACAAGCGGGAGCGAAGCGGGTGGTAATCTCTGCTCCGACTAAAAACCCTGATTTGGTTCCCACCCTGTTGATGGGTGTCAATCACGATACCTATGACCCGGCTAAAGATAGTATCGTTTCCAATGCCAGTTGCACAACTAACTGTCTTGCTCCCATTGCTAAAGTGATTAATGACAATTTTGGGCTAGCGGAAGGGTTAATGACTACGGTCCATGCCATGACTGCTACCCAGCCAACGGTAGATGGTCCAAGTAAGAAAGACTTTCGGGGGGGGCGAAGTGCTGCTCAGAACATTATCCCCGCTTCTACGGGTGCGGCCAAAGCTGTCACGCTAGTGTTACCGGAACTGAAAGGTAAACTTACCGGGATGGCATTACGGGTACCAACACCGGATGTATCAGTGGTAGATTTGACCTTCAGGACTCAAAAGGCAACCAGCTACCCAGAGATTTGTGCAGCAATGAAGGCAGCGTCAGTTGGGGCGATGAAAGGAATTTTGGGCTATACAGAGGAGCCAGTGGTGTCCACCGATTTTCAAGGCGACCCTCATTCAAGCATTTTCGATGCTGGAGCGGGAATGGAACTTAATTCTAATTTCTTTAAAGTTGTCTGTTGGTACGACAATGAGTGGGGTTACTCTAACCGCATGATTGACCTGATGTTATCTATGGCAGCTAAAGGTTAG
- a CDS encoding 2-hydroxyacid dehydrogenase, which produces MKVAVFSTKVYDRQFLEAVNSQYGHELTFFEPHLDTQTTILASGCPAVCVFVNDTLNGQVLEKLAEQGTRLIALRCAGFNNVDVTKATELDMTVVRVPAYSPYAIAEHTIGLMLALNRKIHRAYSRVREGNFSLDGLLGFDMHGRTVGIVGTGKIGVIVAQILTGMGCQLVAYDPYPNPECQALGVKYVELAELFAISDIVTLHCPLTTENYHLINSEALEQMKPGVMLINTSRGGLIDTKAIIGALKSKKIGYIALDVYEGESDLFFEDLSNEVIQDDIFQRLLTFPNVIITAHQAFLTEDALHNIAETTLSNISNVEKGLPCPNKIIIHRE; this is translated from the coding sequence ATGAAAGTCGCTGTCTTTAGTACAAAAGTCTACGACCGACAGTTTCTGGAAGCTGTTAATTCCCAATATGGTCATGAATTAACTTTTTTTGAACCGCACCTCGATACTCAAACGACTATTTTGGCATCAGGATGTCCAGCAGTATGCGTTTTTGTTAATGATACCCTCAACGGACAAGTGTTGGAAAAGCTGGCGGAACAGGGAACTCGTCTGATTGCTCTACGCTGCGCTGGTTTTAATAATGTGGATGTCACAAAAGCGACAGAATTGGACATGACAGTAGTGCGTGTTCCGGCTTACTCCCCTTATGCGATCGCTGAACATACCATTGGCTTAATGCTAGCCCTGAATCGCAAGATACATCGTGCTTATTCTCGAGTACGAGAAGGAAATTTTTCCCTAGATGGACTCTTGGGATTCGATATGCATGGTCGAACTGTAGGCATCGTGGGAACTGGTAAAATTGGTGTTATCGTAGCCCAAATTCTCACTGGTATGGGGTGTCAATTAGTAGCATATGATCCCTATCCGAACCCGGAGTGTCAAGCTTTAGGGGTCAAGTATGTAGAGCTAGCTGAACTCTTTGCTATCTCTGATATTGTCACCCTACACTGTCCCTTAACTACTGAAAACTATCATCTGATTAATTCCGAAGCTCTAGAGCAGATGAAACCAGGTGTGATGCTAATTAATACTAGTCGAGGGGGATTGATTGATACCAAAGCCATTATTGGTGCCCTGAAGTCCAAGAAAATTGGCTATATCGCTCTGGATGTCTATGAGGGAGAATCTGACTTGTTTTTTGAGGATTTGTCCAATGAAGTCATTCAAGATGATATTTTTCAACGTTTACTAACATTCCCTAATGTAATCATTACTGCTCATCAAGCTTTTTTAACTGAAGATGCCCTCCATAACATTGCTGAAACTACACTCTCTAATATTAGCAACGTTGAGAAAGGTCTTCCTTGTCCAAATAAAATTATTATTCATAGGGAATAG
- a CDS encoding calcium-binding protein: MFNLKVDLETNTTNTSVILIGGSGNDTLNGGSQNDTLKGRAGDDILNGRGGNDRLEGEEDSDTLDGGEGNDTLIGGSGNDVLTGGPGPSFGLNLFEVKQTSDHDFLDGGTGNDTLNGADGNDVLKGGAGDDSLLGDVRRRLTGIPINYNPGSDILDGGDGNDVLEGGGSSDTLIGGTGNDTLIGDGDDQNVFGGGNDYLIGGNGDDSLVGGNGSDTLTGGHGADIFQFTFRNRPLPIFPPSIPSSQALQPSTGINITDSSLLSRNSDSEVPRPESGIDRITDFNVQQGDRIEIVSFGELDIDQISYNKTTGALSFEERQFAQLQAGLNFSPEQDIDLKVFPPLAFVPPPPSAF; the protein is encoded by the coding sequence ATGTTTAACTTGAAAGTGGACTTGGAAACAAATACTACAAATACTAGTGTAATTCTCATAGGTGGCAGTGGCAACGATACTCTCAACGGTGGCTCACAGAATGATACCCTCAAAGGTAGAGCTGGGGATGATATTCTCAATGGTCGAGGGGGTAATGACCGTCTTGAAGGGGAGGAGGATTCGGATACTCTCGATGGTGGAGAGGGTAATGATACCCTGATTGGTGGCTCAGGGAATGATGTCCTTACTGGTGGACCCGGTCCTAGCTTTGGATTGAATTTGTTTGAGGTTAAACAGACATCTGATCATGATTTCCTCGATGGTGGAACAGGAAATGACACTCTCAACGGAGCAGATGGGAATGATGTCCTAAAAGGCGGAGCTGGTGATGATTCCCTTTTAGGTGATGTTCGTAGGCGTTTGACTGGAATTCCCATAAACTATAATCCAGGTAGTGACATCCTTGATGGTGGAGACGGAAATGATGTCCTCGAAGGTGGAGGTAGCAGTGATACTCTCATTGGTGGAACTGGCAATGATACCCTAATTGGTGATGGTGATGATCAAAATGTCTTTGGTGGCGGGAATGATTATCTAATTGGTGGGAATGGTGATGATTCTCTAGTAGGTGGCAACGGTAGCGATACCCTGACTGGTGGTCATGGAGCTGATATCTTTCAGTTCACATTTAGAAATCGTCCATTACCCATCTTTCCCCCTTCAATCCCTTCATCACAAGCGCTACAACCTTCAACGGGAATCAACATAACTGATAGTTCCCTATTGTCGAGGAACTCTGACTCGGAAGTTCCACGACCGGAAAGCGGAATTGACAGGATTACCGATTTCAATGTCCAACAGGGAGACAGGATTGAAATTGTTAGTTTTGGGGAACTTGATATTGATCAAATCTCCTACAATAAAACTACAGGTGCTCTGTCCTTTGAAGAGCGACAATTTGCTCAACTACAAGCAGGTCTTAATTTCAGTCCAGAGCAGGATATTGATTTGAAAGTATTCCCTCCTCTTGCGTTTGTTCCCCCTCCTCCTAGTGCATTTTAG